AAAGAGCTTTCCGCAAGCGTCGTTTGGGATGCGCGTGGTATTTCGAAAATGTTCGGTTTAATTGGTGCATGTTTGGCCATGTATCATATGGCAAAGCCAGAGAACAAAGGCAAGGCAAAGGCAATCTTAATTCCTGCTGCAGTCACATCGTTCATTGCCGGTGTCACTGAGCCAATCGAATTTTCATTCTTGTTTGTCGCACCAGTGTTGTTCGTGGTACACGCTGTCTTGAGCGGTTTAGGAATGGTATTGTTCGATTTGCTTAATGTCAGAGCGATTGGACCGAATGGAATGATCGACTTCTTGCTGTTTAACGTACCGCTGGGTATTGAAAAGACACATTGGCCGACTTACATCTTAATCGGTTTGATGTCCTTCGCAGCATATTATGTGGCATTCCGTTTCTTGATCCAGAAATTCAACTTCAAAACGATCGGACGAGAAGATGAAGGTGCAGAAACAAAGTTGTATTCGAAGGAAGATTACAAAGAAAAGAAAAGTAAGGGAACTGCGCCAACGCCCGAACAACAAGGAAATGTTGGACTCGCTCCAGTAATAGTCGACGCTTTAGGCGGGGCACAGAATATTAAGACTGTTACGAACTGCTACACAAGACTTCGCTTGACAGTAGAGCAGCCGGAGAAAGTGGACGCAGATGTACTGAAACAACAAACAGGAGCAAGTGGAGTCATCATTAAAGACGAAAATGTCCAGGTTGTTTACGGCCTGCAGGTGACCAACATACGCAAAGATGTCGAAAGCTTTTTAGGATTAGAAACGAACTAACATCTCAGAGTTACAGATTTTAAGAAGGGAATGAATAAGATGAAAAAATTCTCAGTTGTTATTGCAGGTGGAGGTAGTACCTATACACCGGGAATTGTCATGATGCTATTGGACAATCTGGATCGCTTCCCGCTTAGAAAGTTGAAATTATACGATAATGACGGCGCGAGGCAGGCTGTCTTGGGAGAGGCGCTAGACATTGTCATGAAGGAGAAAGCGCCAGATATAGAATACAGTTTTACAACTGACCCGGAAGAAGCGTTCACGGATGTTGACTTCTGTTTCGCCCATATCCGTACCGGAAAATATGAAATGCGCGAGAAAGATGAAAAAATTCCGCTAAAACATGGTGTCGTAGGCCAGGAAACATGCGGACCAGGCGGAATTGCATATGGAATGAGAAGCATCGGGGATATGGTCGAAATGATTGACCTGATGGAAAAGTATTCACCGGACTGCTGGATGTTGAACTACTCCAATCCTGCTGCCATTGTAGCGGAAGCTTGCCGGGTTCTTCGCCCAAATTCAAAGGTGCTGAACATTTGTGATATGCCTGTAGGAACACTGCGCAGGATTTCATACATCATCGGCAAAGAGCCAAGTGATTTGGAAGTGCGATACTTCGGATTGAACCATTTCGGCTGGTGGACAAGCATAAAAGACAAAGAAGGCAACGAATACCTGCCTCAAATCCGCGATTATGTGGCGGAGAATGGCTATCTTACTCAAAAAGAAGTCGACACCCAGCATACAGATGCAAGCTGGCAGGATACGCATAAAAAAGCAAAAGACCTGTTGGCGGTTGACCCAAGATTCTTGCCGAACACCTATTTAAAATATTACCTATATCCTGATTATGTGGTCGAACATTCAAATCCGGAATTCACCAGGGCTAATGAAGTCATTGCCGGCAGAGAAAAGACCGTATTTTCAACGG
The window above is part of the Mesobacillus jeotgali genome. Proteins encoded here:
- a CDS encoding 6-phospho-alpha-glucosidase — protein: MKKFSVVIAGGGSTYTPGIVMMLLDNLDRFPLRKLKLYDNDGARQAVLGEALDIVMKEKAPDIEYSFTTDPEEAFTDVDFCFAHIRTGKYEMREKDEKIPLKHGVVGQETCGPGGIAYGMRSIGDMVEMIDLMEKYSPDCWMLNYSNPAAIVAEACRVLRPNSKVLNICDMPVGTLRRISYIIGKEPSDLEVRYFGLNHFGWWTSIKDKEGNEYLPQIRDYVAENGYLTQKEVDTQHTDASWQDTHKKAKDLLAVDPRFLPNTYLKYYLYPDYVVEHSNPEFTRANEVIAGREKTVFSTARTIVERGTAEGCEFEMGAHATFVVDLARAIAFNTHERMLLIVENNGAIANFDDDAMVEVPCIVGSNGPEPLSQGKIPAFQRALMYQQVTVEKLVVEAYIEGSYQKLWQALTLSKTVPSAQVAKEILDDLIEANRGYWPELN